One genomic segment of Drosophila melanogaster chromosome 3R includes these proteins:
- the CG31495 gene encoding uncharacterized protein, isoform B yields MVNITLPNTEERVNLLKSRINRLGDITVAGDVCAREIAMKTKNFTEDELCQLVREALHEAIVRTHVTRCPKGLQVTQVDLLAAVKIIQPRFGRQEETLQLLMPYEYLDRTAFDPNDLLSTGRPRWSCHLVEGKPKSGLTTVAAQMALKTDCPFIKYISSAELLGLSDSEKCQRIREVLEDAYVSRRSCVIIDDFERVIGYGALGKRYSKEFLQKLTVLLKKQPPNSHELIIICTSNRLDVLEELGLLSVFTSVHNVPNVSTPKELMVIVEASKRFEPEELRQIEIAMDGRNVSIGIKRLLDLIAWVNSLNPDRRAAKLLKKLGEAMGWVGNHSSPLVPQYI; encoded by the coding sequence ATGGTCAACATCACTTTACCCAACACTGAGGAGCGTGTGAACCTCTTAAAATCGCGCATCAACAGGCTGGGTGACATTACGGTGGCCGGCGATGTTTGCGCACGCGAAATTGcaatgaaaaccaaaaatttcaCGGAGGACGAGCTGTGCCAACTGGTCCGAGAAGCCCTCCATGAAGCCATTGTCCGCACTCACGTCACCAGATGCCCGAAGGGCCTTCAAGTCACTCAGGTCGATCTCCTGGCCGCGGTAAAGATCATTCAGCCACGATTTGGCCGGCAGGAGGAGACTCTCCAGCTGCTCATGCCATATGAATATCTAGATCGTACCGCTTTCGATCCGAATGATCTCCTGTCCACCGGACGCCCAAGATGGTCTTGCCATCTGGTCGAAGGTAAGCCCAAGTCAGGCCTAACTACGGTGGCCGCTCAAATGGCTTTGAAAACAGACTGCCCTTTTATAAAATACATCTCGTCGGCCGAATTGCTGGGACTTAGCGATTCCGAAAAATGCCAGAGAATACGGGAAGTCTTGGAGGACGCCTATGTTTCCAGGCGCAGCTGCGTCATCATTGACGACTTTGAGCGTGTCATTGGTTACGGCGCCCTGGGTAAGCGGTACTCCAAGGAGTTCCTGCAGAAGCTGACGGTTCTTCTGAAGAAACAACCGCCCAACAGCCACGAGCTCATCATCATTTGCACAAGCAATCGTCTCGATGTCCTGGAGGAACTGGGCTTGCTATCCGTTTTCACTTCAGTTCACAATGTGCCAAATGTTTCCACGCCTAAAGAACTTATGGTCATAGTGGAAGCTTCAAAACGATTCGAGCCCGAGGAGCTACGCCAAATCGAGATCGCCATGGATGGCCGCAACGTCTCCATTGGCATCAAACGGTTGCTTGACTTGATTGCGTGGGTGAATTCCCTAAATCCCGACCGTCGAGCTGCCAAATTGCTGAAGAAATTGGGCGAAGCAATGGGATGGGTAGGGAACCATTCTAGTCCACTTGTACCTCAATACATTTAA